From a region of the Constantimarinum furrinae genome:
- a CDS encoding M13 family metallopeptidase: MKTNIIRSTFGIAVLAVLAGACEDKKDTMAEADNEPRGIILANMDTTVSPKTDFYNYVNGNWMKNTEIPDDQVRWGGFGVLRKSTDADVLEILDKAMKSDKYAPETDQAKAIMIFESELDTVARNEAGITPLQPALDKIAGIKTLADLQQVMTTNAAEIGQPFIGIAAFSNPSNSAMNSAYITTGQLGLPDRDYYIKKDAKSVEIRQQYVDHITRMLQFIGDSEASARKQANDILAFETRLATPQLDKVAMRDFRNFNNPRSMDDLQKMVPAFQWKQAFKDLGVTKKVDTVLVMQLDYMKTLQNIFAEGNIELWKTAMRWATLNSAAGSLSTEIEKANWDFYSKTLNGAKKQKPADERALATVNGSVGEALGKLYVDEMFPPEAKAKAEKMIDNIIAAYKERINALDWMSDSTKVKANEKLDKFTVKIGYPDKWKDYSSMDVKPGNTYYDNMVAVAEWQLKDNLRRIDEPVDRTEWGMSPQTVNAYFNPFNNEIVFPAAILQPPFYDYKADEAVNYGGIGAVIGHEISHAFDDSGSRFDANGNLVNWWTESDLENFTARGDKLAEQYSNIEVLDSVYINGKFTLGENIGDLGGLLGAYDGLMRFYKENGRPEPIDGFTPEQRFFMSWATVWRTKQRDEYTRTQVQTDPHSPGMYRATQPLLNIDAFYEAFDIKEGDAMYLAPEERVKIW, encoded by the coding sequence ATGAAAACCAATATTATTAGATCAACCTTTGGTATAGCAGTGCTGGCCGTTTTGGCAGGTGCCTGTGAGGACAAAAAGGACACTATGGCTGAAGCCGATAATGAACCACGCGGGATCATTCTCGCAAATATGGATACTACCGTTAGTCCTAAAACCGATTTTTACAACTACGTCAACGGAAACTGGATGAAAAATACCGAAATTCCCGATGATCAAGTGCGATGGGGTGGCTTTGGGGTACTCCGTAAATCTACCGATGCCGATGTGCTCGAAATTCTGGATAAGGCCATGAAGAGCGATAAATATGCTCCGGAAACCGATCAGGCGAAGGCAATCATGATCTTCGAATCTGAACTGGACACTGTTGCCAGAAATGAAGCCGGCATCACTCCGTTGCAACCGGCGTTAGACAAAATTGCCGGAATCAAGACGTTGGCTGACCTTCAACAGGTAATGACAACAAATGCTGCCGAGATCGGGCAACCGTTCATTGGTATCGCAGCGTTTTCAAATCCCAGCAACAGTGCTATGAATTCGGCCTATATCACTACGGGTCAGTTGGGCTTGCCGGATAGAGATTATTACATAAAGAAAGATGCGAAATCGGTGGAGATTCGTCAGCAATATGTAGATCACATCACCCGAATGCTTCAGTTTATTGGAGATAGCGAAGCATCTGCACGTAAACAGGCAAACGACATTCTGGCTTTCGAAACACGTTTGGCAACACCACAACTTGATAAGGTTGCGATGCGTGACTTCAGAAATTTTAACAATCCGCGTTCCATGGATGATCTTCAGAAAATGGTTCCTGCCTTTCAGTGGAAACAGGCATTTAAAGATCTTGGGGTGACCAAAAAAGTGGATACCGTTTTGGTAATGCAGTTGGATTATATGAAGACACTTCAGAATATTTTTGCTGAAGGCAATATAGAACTTTGGAAAACAGCCATGCGTTGGGCGACGTTGAATTCTGCAGCCGGATCACTCTCTACAGAGATAGAAAAGGCAAACTGGGATTTCTACAGCAAAACGCTTAACGGAGCAAAAAAACAAAAACCTGCAGATGAAAGAGCCTTGGCCACGGTAAACGGAAGTGTAGGAGAAGCCTTGGGAAAATTATATGTGGATGAAATGTTCCCTCCTGAAGCAAAGGCAAAGGCCGAAAAAATGATCGACAATATTATCGCCGCCTATAAAGAACGCATCAATGCTCTGGATTGGATGAGCGACAGTACAAAAGTAAAAGCCAATGAAAAGCTTGATAAATTTACTGTTAAGATTGGCTATCCAGATAAATGGAAGGATTATTCCAGTATGGATGTAAAACCGGGGAATACCTATTACGACAATATGGTTGCTGTTGCCGAATGGCAGCTTAAAGATAATTTGAGAAGAATTGACGAACCGGTAGACCGTACCGAATGGGGAATGTCCCCACAAACAGTGAACGCCTATTTCAATCCGTTTAACAACGAGATCGTTTTCCCTGCAGCCATATTACAACCACCTTTTTATGACTACAAAGCAGACGAAGCCGTAAATTATGGAGGAATAGGAGCGGTAATTGGCCATGAGATCTCGCATGCTTTCGATGATAGTGGTTCGCGTTTTGATGCCAATGGAAATTTAGTAAACTGGTGGACCGAGTCAGATCTGGAAAACTTTACGGCCCGGGGTGATAAACTGGCCGAACAATACAGTAACATTGAAGTTCTCGATAGCGTGTATATCAATGGAAAATTCACATTGGGTGAAAATATTGGGGATCTCGGCGGATTGCTTGGGGCCTATGATGGCTTAATGCGTTTTTACAAAGAGAACGGACGGCCGGAACCTATCGACGGATTTACTCCCGAGCAGCGCTTCTTTATGAGTTGGGCTACGGTTTGGAGAACCAAACAACGCGACGAGTATACGCGTACTCAGGTTCAAACCGATCCGCATTCTCCCGGAATGTACCGAGCTACTCAACCCCTATTAAATATCGATGCTTTTTACGAAGCCTTCGATATTAAAGAAGGTGATGCCATGTACCTGGCACCCGAGGAACGGGTAAAGATCTGGTAG
- a CDS encoding NAD-dependent epimerase/dehydratase family protein, with product MKKRILIIGASGQIGTELTAFLRKEYGSHKVIASDIVEGDAQMMASGPFEILDAMDYDAVQDVVIRHEITDVYLMAAMLSATAEKFPMKAWNLNMNSLFNVLNLARDKKIEKIFWPSSIAVFGPTTPKADTPQRTVMEPSTVYGISKQTGERWCEYYYKKYGVDVRSIRYPGLISYTAPPGGGTTDYAVDIYHKALKHGKYICFLNADTTLPMMYMDDAIKATVGIMQANAGDVKIRSSYNLAAFSFNPDELSQSIKKHLPDFTIDYDPDFRQAIADSWPQTIDDSEARNDWGWEHKISIDEMTKIMIENLRKEYKK from the coding sequence ATGAAAAAAAGAATTCTTATCATAGGTGCCTCAGGCCAGATTGGCACCGAGCTTACCGCTTTTTTACGAAAAGAATACGGTTCCCATAAAGTTATAGCGAGTGACATTGTTGAAGGCGATGCCCAAATGATGGCCAGCGGACCATTTGAAATTCTAGATGCGATGGATTATGATGCGGTGCAGGATGTTGTGATACGTCATGAAATCACCGATGTGTATTTAATGGCTGCAATGCTTTCAGCTACAGCCGAAAAGTTTCCCATGAAAGCATGGAACCTCAATATGAATTCACTTTTCAATGTGTTGAATCTTGCGAGGGATAAAAAGATCGAAAAGATCTTCTGGCCTTCCAGCATCGCCGTATTTGGACCCACCACGCCCAAGGCCGATACTCCCCAGCGCACCGTGATGGAACCTTCAACCGTATATGGAATCAGCAAGCAAACGGGAGAACGTTGGTGTGAGTATTATTACAAGAAATATGGAGTAGATGTACGAAGTATTCGATACCCCGGGCTTATTAGTTATACAGCTCCTCCTGGTGGCGGAACAACAGATTATGCCGTAGATATTTATCACAAGGCTCTAAAACATGGAAAATATATTTGCTTTCTTAATGCCGATACCACGCTGCCTATGATGTATATGGACGATGCGATAAAAGCTACGGTGGGAATTATGCAGGCAAATGCCGGGGATGTGAAAATTAGAAGCTCTTATAATCTGGCAGCCTTCAGTTTTAATCCCGACGAGTTATCCCAAAGTATTAAAAAGCACTTACCCGATTTTACAATTGACTACGATCCCGACTTCCGCCAAGCCATAGCCGATTCCTGGCCGCAGACTATTGATGATTCAGAGGCAAGAAATGATTGGGGTTGGGAACACAAGATCTCAATTGATGAAATGACAAAGATCATGATCGAGAACCTAAGGAAAGAGTATAAAAAATAG
- a CDS encoding TVP38/TMEM64 family protein — protein sequence MTKKNSKSDIQQSKAPLFVSLGIIIVLILLYFLVPSYQQFLNEAWQVLTSNDETRIENWVSEFGWFGPVVLILAMVFQMFLIVIPSLALMVVAVLAYGPVWGSIISASGVFVASTTGYVIGKYFGPVLVKKMIGSSSEEKLENFINDYGFWAVVITRFNPFLSNDAISFVGGVLKMGYWRFIGATLLGISPLILFIAILGNNTESMKTGLIWGSVVSLILFVLYVWWDKRRKKSS from the coding sequence ATGACCAAGAAAAACTCGAAATCCGATATTCAACAAAGCAAAGCTCCGTTATTTGTTTCACTTGGAATTATCATTGTTTTAATCCTCCTGTACTTTTTAGTTCCTTCTTATCAGCAATTTTTGAACGAGGCATGGCAGGTGCTTACCAGTAATGATGAAACACGTATCGAAAACTGGGTGAGTGAGTTTGGCTGGTTTGGACCTGTAGTGTTGATTCTGGCGATGGTATTTCAGATGTTTCTTATCGTGATTCCCAGCCTAGCCTTGATGGTTGTTGCGGTATTAGCTTATGGACCGGTATGGGGGAGTATTATTTCGGCATCAGGAGTTTTTGTGGCTTCCACAACTGGATATGTAATCGGTAAATATTTCGGACCCGTACTCGTAAAAAAAATGATCGGTTCCTCTTCAGAAGAAAAATTAGAAAATTTTATTAATGACTACGGATTCTGGGCCGTGGTGATCACTCGTTTTAATCCGTTTTTGTCTAATGATGCGATTAGCTTTGTGGGAGGTGTTCTTAAAATGGGGTATTGGCGGTTTATTGGAGCCACATTACTGGGAATAAGTCCATTGATTCTTTTTATAGCAATACTGGGAAATAATACAGAATCTATGAAAACAGGTCTCATTTGGGGCTCTGTGGTGAGTCTTATCTTATTTGTATTATATGTTTGGTGGGATAAGAGAAGAAAGAAAAGCTCTTGA